One window of Desulfobaculum bizertense DSM 18034 genomic DNA carries:
- a CDS encoding L-lactate permease — translation MEFVKFGVALLPILWLMFSLGVLHLPAHKTCVATLVGTFLLAVFGWWGMPLTEAAGAAMEGGALALWPIMIVIIAAVFTYNLSLATGSMEVIKGMLSSITTDKRILVLIIAWGFGGFLEGVAGYGTAVAIPASILAAMGFNPLFAAVICLVANTVPTAFGAIGIPVTTMASVTGLSPMELSYYTGLQLTPFIILIPMLLVMLVEKSVKGIQGVFFVTLVSGVSFALPQLALAKFLGPELPCLAGSVCSMAATTLVTRLMYSHTAGEKDESVTGRQKFLAWLPYILVFSFIILCSNLFPGIRDALGSVKSTVAIYKDHLFTFKWIATPGTLIILATFIGGLIQGESLGRIAGIFIKTCKQLVMSCVTVVAIVAMAKVMAYSGMINSIAVVMAELTGRVFPLLSPLIGALGTFVTGSDTSSNVLFGKLQLEVANQIGVDPRWLVAASAGGATAGKMISPQSIAVATAATGLIGSEGEILGKTVKVCIAYLVLYGAVVFATLSLGLI, via the coding sequence ATGGAGTTTGTGAAGTTTGGGGTAGCTCTGCTGCCAATCCTGTGGCTTATGTTTTCCCTTGGTGTCCTGCATCTCCCTGCACACAAGACATGTGTTGCGACCCTTGTTGGAACATTTTTGCTCGCCGTCTTTGGATGGTGGGGAATGCCCCTGACAGAGGCAGCTGGTGCTGCTATGGAAGGTGGCGCGCTCGCCCTCTGGCCCATTATGATCGTCATCATCGCGGCCGTTTTTACGTACAATCTTTCTCTGGCAACAGGGAGCATGGAAGTCATCAAGGGAATGCTGTCGTCCATCACGACTGACAAGCGTATCCTTGTCCTCATCATTGCATGGGGCTTTGGTGGCTTCCTCGAAGGCGTTGCAGGGTACGGTACTGCTGTTGCAATTCCGGCAAGTATCCTTGCTGCAATGGGTTTCAATCCGCTGTTCGCCGCTGTGATCTGTCTGGTGGCAAACACCGTTCCGACTGCATTCGGTGCCATCGGCATTCCGGTGACCACAATGGCAAGCGTGACGGGACTCTCCCCTATGGAGCTGAGCTATTACACTGGCCTTCAGCTTACTCCCTTCATTATTCTTATTCCCATGCTGCTCGTTATGCTGGTGGAAAAGAGTGTAAAGGGCATCCAGGGCGTTTTCTTTGTGACGCTGGTTTCTGGCGTGTCCTTTGCTTTGCCCCAGCTTGCTTTGGCAAAATTCCTTGGACCTGAACTTCCCTGTCTGGCTGGTAGTGTGTGCAGTATGGCTGCAACGACGCTGGTCACTCGCCTGATGTATTCCCACACCGCTGGCGAGAAGGACGAGTCTGTGACTGGTCGTCAGAAGTTTTTGGCATGGTTGCCCTATATTCTGGTGTTCTCCTTCATCATCCTGTGTAGTAACCTCTTCCCCGGTATCCGAGATGCTCTGGGAAGCGTGAAGTCAACGGTTGCTATCTACAAGGACCACCTGTTTACCTTTAAGTGGATTGCCACACCGGGGACGCTGATTATTCTGGCGACCTTTATTGGTGGTCTGATTCAGGGTGAGTCTCTGGGGCGCATTGCAGGTATTTTTATCAAAACATGCAAGCAGCTGGTGATGTCCTGTGTCACCGTTGTGGCTATTGTCGCAATGGCAAAGGTCATGGCCTACAGTGGCATGATTAACTCTATTGCCGTGGTCATGGCTGAGCTGACAGGTCGTGTTTTCCCGCTGCTTTCTCCGCTTATTGGGGCACTGGGAACATTTGTGACGGGTTCTGATACCTCGTCCAATGTGCTTTTCGGTAAGCTCCAGCTTGAAGTTGCCAACCAGATTGGTGTTGACCCGCGTTGGCTCGTTGCCGCCAGTGCTGGTGGCGCAACCGCAGGCAAAATGATTTCTCCTCAGTCCATCGCTGTTGCAACTGCTGCAACAGGCCTGATTGGTTCCGAGGGTGAAATTCTTGGCAAGACCGTCAAGGTCTGCATCGCGTACCTCGTGCTCTACGGTGCCGTGGTGTTCGCCACTCTGAGTCTCGGTCTGATTTAG
- the serB gene encoding phosphoserine phosphatase SerB: MDEIVLIRVTGEDKPGILHALTDVLAHHEVRILDIGQAVIHNTLSLGLIIHIPEEQSSAPVIKDVLFRAHELGVQLTFEPVSGEEHEAWVKEQGSRRYIVTLMAREVSSRQVERVSGVLSSHSMNIHSVTRLSGRISLANPEDAPRGCVEFTVRGEPQDPDAIRTEFMEISREEGVDIGFQEDNVYRRNRRLICFDMDSTLIQAEVIDELAREAGVMDKVAAITESAMRGELDFKQSLRHRVSYLEGLPVSVMDNVAERIQLTDGARRLFGNLRKLGYKVAILSGGFTYFGRKLQQELGIDYVHANELEMKDGKLTGRVDGEIVDGARKAALLQEIARKENLDLQQVVAVGDGANDLPMLHLAGLGIAFHAKPVVRRDARQSISTLGLDSILYLLGMSDREALE; this comes from the coding sequence ATGGACGAGATTGTGCTGATTCGCGTGACAGGCGAGGATAAACCCGGAATCCTCCATGCCCTGACTGATGTTCTGGCTCACCACGAAGTGCGCATTTTGGACATTGGGCAGGCGGTTATTCACAACACGCTGTCCCTCGGGCTGATTATTCATATTCCAGAAGAGCAGTCGTCTGCTCCCGTCATCAAGGACGTTTTGTTTCGTGCCCATGAGCTGGGAGTACAGCTCACCTTTGAGCCTGTGTCTGGCGAAGAGCATGAGGCATGGGTCAAAGAGCAGGGGAGCCGTCGCTACATTGTGACGCTCATGGCTCGCGAGGTCAGCTCCAGGCAGGTTGAGCGGGTGTCTGGTGTGCTTTCATCGCACAGCATGAATATTCACTCTGTGACCCGGTTGTCTGGCCGAATTTCTCTTGCCAACCCTGAGGATGCTCCACGCGGCTGTGTGGAATTTACCGTACGCGGTGAGCCGCAGGACCCTGATGCCATTCGTACTGAATTCATGGAGATTTCACGCGAAGAGGGGGTGGACATTGGCTTTCAGGAGGACAATGTTTATCGCCGTAACCGTCGCCTGATTTGCTTTGATATGGATTCGACCCTGATTCAGGCCGAAGTCATTGATGAGCTGGCTCGCGAGGCAGGTGTCATGGACAAGGTGGCTGCGATTACAGAATCCGCCATGCGTGGCGAGCTGGACTTTAAGCAGAGCCTGCGGCACCGCGTGTCGTACCTTGAGGGCTTACCCGTGTCTGTTATGGACAACGTCGCCGAGCGTATTCAGCTTACTGACGGTGCCCGCCGTCTGTTTGGCAATCTGCGCAAGCTTGGCTACAAGGTCGCCATCCTTTCCGGTGGTTTTACCTATTTTGGGCGCAAGCTCCAGCAGGAGCTGGGCATTGACTATGTGCATGCCAACGAGCTTGAAATGAAAGACGGCAAGCTCACTGGCCGCGTTGATGGCGAGATCGTTGACGGTGCCCGTAAGGCCGCTTTGCTTCAGGAGATTGCCCGCAAGGAGAATCTGGACCTGCAGCAGGTTGTCGCCGTTGGTGACGGAGCAAATGATTTGCCGATGCTCCACCTTGCCGGTCTTGGCATTGCCTTCCATGCCAAACCCGTTGTCCGCCGCGATGCCCGTCAGTCCATTTCCACGCTTGGTCTGGACAGCATTCTCTATTTGCTTGGCATGAGTGATCGCGAGGCTTTGGAGTAA
- a CDS encoding UDP-glucuronic acid decarboxylase family protein, with product MHIRKRVLVTGGAGFLGSFLCERLVASGCDVLCVDNYFTGSRWNVSSLLGNPSFECLRHDITFPLYVECDEIYNLACPASPVHYQFDPVQTTKTSIHGAINMLGLAKRLHAKILQASTSEVYGDPEVHPQKEDYWGCVNPIGPRACYDEGKRCAETLFFDYHRQHQLQIKVARIFNTYGPRMHPNDGRVVSNFIVQALRGHDVTVYGDGSQTRSFCYVDDMVDGLVRLMGAPSSLTGPVNIGNPAEISIRELAETVVELVGGRSRLVFAPLPCNDPVRRRPDIDLAKKELQWTPTVALRDGLTRTIDYFDTLLSDMDSQTLKRLHMDRADES from the coding sequence GTGCACATTCGAAAACGTGTTCTGGTTACAGGCGGTGCCGGATTTTTAGGCTCATTTTTGTGTGAGCGGCTTGTTGCGTCAGGTTGTGACGTCTTGTGTGTTGATAATTATTTTACAGGGTCCCGATGGAATGTTTCATCCCTTTTGGGAAACCCTTCTTTTGAATGCCTGAGGCATGACATCACATTTCCTCTCTATGTAGAATGTGATGAAATTTATAACCTAGCCTGCCCCGCGTCGCCAGTTCACTATCAATTTGATCCTGTTCAGACCACAAAAACTTCTATCCACGGAGCGATTAACATGTTGGGCCTTGCCAAAAGGCTTCATGCAAAAATCCTCCAGGCGTCAACATCAGAGGTCTATGGCGATCCAGAAGTGCACCCACAGAAAGAAGACTACTGGGGCTGTGTGAATCCCATCGGTCCGCGAGCCTGTTATGATGAAGGAAAGCGTTGTGCCGAGACACTGTTCTTTGATTACCATCGACAGCATCAGCTCCAGATCAAGGTCGCGCGTATTTTCAACACATATGGGCCGCGAATGCACCCCAACGACGGGCGTGTTGTGTCAAATTTCATTGTTCAGGCGTTACGTGGTCATGATGTGACGGTTTATGGCGATGGTTCGCAGACACGGTCCTTTTGCTATGTTGACGACATGGTAGATGGACTTGTTCGTTTGATGGGGGCTCCGTCCTCGCTCACAGGGCCAGTGAATATTGGAAACCCGGCCGAAATTTCTATTCGTGAGCTTGCCGAGACTGTTGTTGAACTTGTTGGTGGACGCTCGCGGCTCGTGTTTGCCCCTTTGCCGTGTAACGATCCCGTACGGCGTAGACCAGATATTGACCTCGCGAAAAAAGAACTCCAGTGGACACCAACTGTCGCTTTACGCGACGGACTCACCAGAACCATTGACTATTTTGACACTCTGCTTTCAGATATGGACAGCCAGACTTTGAAACGGCTGCACATGGATCGCGCAGACGAAAGCTGA
- a CDS encoding prepilin peptidase, producing MTLSSLPAPLVAVLFGLLTGIPSALFVLRFLGQLDPEEYTTPGAFFRPSILTFSCVLPLAYSFQFGLSAHFWVYSILGVLFLTASFIDLYSYILPDELIYPTMLFAPLASLFLLHMPANQCFGGAVLGAGFFILLQFAYRKLRGIEGLGTGDIKLMFALGALTGLHLLPIAVLLACISTLIAAAVADLAGKKLSLHSQMPFGPFLCLGTALTLLYGTDIMNWYLKLVL from the coding sequence ATGACACTTTCATCACTGCCAGCTCCGCTCGTCGCCGTCCTTTTTGGGCTGCTTACTGGTATCCCAAGTGCGCTCTTTGTGCTCCGCTTCCTCGGGCAGCTCGACCCAGAAGAGTACACCACTCCCGGGGCCTTTTTTCGCCCAAGCATTCTTACCTTCTCCTGTGTGCTCCCTCTGGCCTACTCGTTCCAGTTCGGCCTCTCCGCGCACTTTTGGGTCTATTCAATTCTTGGCGTCCTTTTTCTCACCGCCAGCTTTATCGACCTCTACAGCTACATCCTCCCCGATGAGCTGATTTATCCAACCATGCTTTTCGCTCCCCTCGCCTCGCTCTTTCTCCTGCACATGCCCGCGAACCAGTGCTTCGGCGGCGCTGTCCTCGGTGCAGGCTTTTTTATTTTGCTCCAGTTCGCCTATCGAAAACTCCGCGGCATTGAAGGTCTCGGCACTGGCGACATTAAACTCATGTTCGCCCTTGGCGCACTCACCGGCCTTCACCTGCTCCCCATTGCCGTGCTCCTCGCCTGCATCAGCACCCTTATCGCCGCCGCAGTCGCCGACCTCGCAGGAAAAAAGCTCTCCCTTCACAGTCAGATGCCCTTCGGCCCCTTTCTCTGCCTCGGCACTGCCCTTACCCTTCTCTATGGCACTGACATCATGAACTGGTATCTTAAACTCGTTTTATAG
- a CDS encoding tRNA1(Val) (adenine(37)-N6)-methyltransferase, which translates to MDRDCAAARAYFPRGLKQPETGFHFSVDALLLACFAGPGAARRAVDLGTGSGVVGLGLLLNSGSERLHVTGLELNPEMIASARQNIALLGLTERFSLVHCNVREVRRAHPEPEFADLVVCNPPYRQPGRGRRSPDAGRDVARFEAEAEIADFLAAAAFLVKNRGRVCFIGLPERLPEFFADAAHHRLEPKRLRCVHGHAAKPARLALVECVKNGRPGLALEPPLILYDAEGHWQQDALEFCPYATCNARRK; encoded by the coding sequence ATGGACAGGGACTGTGCTGCGGCCCGTGCGTATTTTCCGCGTGGTCTCAAACAGCCAGAAACAGGATTTCATTTTTCAGTCGACGCGCTGCTTTTGGCCTGCTTTGCCGGGCCGGGAGCGGCGCGTCGCGCTGTTGATCTTGGGACTGGGAGCGGTGTGGTTGGACTGGGGCTTCTTCTGAACTCAGGCTCGGAGCGGCTTCACGTCACCGGGCTGGAGCTGAATCCTGAGATGATTGCCTCTGCCCGGCAGAATATCGCCCTGCTTGGATTGACTGAGCGTTTTTCTCTCGTACACTGCAACGTTCGCGAGGTCCGTCGTGCTCATCCTGAACCGGAATTTGCGGATCTTGTTGTGTGCAACCCACCGTACCGTCAGCCGGGGCGTGGACGGCGTTCTCCTGACGCTGGGCGTGACGTGGCCCGGTTTGAGGCTGAGGCAGAGATTGCTGACTTTTTGGCTGCGGCTGCTTTTTTGGTCAAGAATCGGGGGCGAGTGTGTTTTATTGGCTTGCCGGAGCGGTTGCCGGAGTTTTTTGCTGATGCTGCGCACCACCGTTTGGAGCCGAAGCGCCTTCGCTGTGTGCATGGTCATGCTGCCAAGCCTGCCCGTCTTGCGCTCGTTGAATGTGTGAAGAATGGACGCCCCGGTCTCGCTCTTGAGCCGCCGTTAATTTTATATGACGCTGAAGGGCACTGGCAGCAGGATGCACTGGAATTTTGTCCGTATGCGACCTGCAATGCCCGCAGGAAATAG
- a CDS encoding DUF4139 domain-containing protein, producing MRKLHAFLCAFSVFLLFPVCSQAKQHITLFPDSAQIQEKKDISPSPHGRYILPLPAGIDQNSLHISLIKGNSQLKSLSFSTMPYGDSPAIKALRDKIAAVEQQISVLQNHQAGLHSTLLFWRNIGSNISTPEQAKTMAASVAKSVAATTKEISALAQEIRPLRDRLARLNRKLKALTGGIKELPVAVLALDKPGSKPISIEAQYRVTNCGWSSLYSINAHPEEQNLSFLWQAQIYQNSGLQWNDAELTLSTAQYTGAITPPPSRPWILGPRQKPMPRAKSAMENAAPVMFMAAPAADSVSIEQGELFDAISLGTVSLNSGQKKLLTVRKDNWDAKFDYLIRPQERQQAFLHARVDFKSPLKLPYGPARLLIDSSFVQQVQFGLSDKKTELFFGPAPQIRVDFALLDKKSGSSGVISKKSTARWQWKLTVENQGKKAASIRVEDALPQLRDSRISMDASLDGAKQKDNLAVWTFELDSEDSKDIEYGYTFEWPKDMEIHFGGR from the coding sequence ATGCGAAAGCTTCACGCCTTCCTTTGTGCTTTCAGTGTGTTTCTGCTTTTCCCGGTCTGTTCGCAGGCAAAGCAGCACATCACACTTTTCCCTGACTCAGCACAAATTCAGGAAAAAAAAGATATTTCCCCCTCGCCCCACGGGCGTTATATTTTGCCCCTACCCGCTGGAATTGATCAAAATTCCCTGCACATCAGTCTTATCAAGGGGAATTCACAGCTCAAAAGCCTCAGCTTCTCCACCATGCCCTATGGCGACAGCCCCGCGATCAAGGCTCTTCGAGACAAAATCGCCGCCGTTGAGCAACAAATTTCCGTCTTACAAAATCATCAGGCAGGGCTTCACTCCACGCTCCTCTTCTGGCGAAACATTGGCAGCAACATAAGTACCCCAGAGCAAGCCAAAACAATGGCCGCCTCTGTTGCAAAGAGCGTCGCAGCAACGACAAAAGAAATAAGCGCACTTGCACAAGAAATACGTCCTCTGCGCGACAGGCTTGCACGTCTCAACCGCAAGCTCAAGGCCCTTACTGGCGGCATCAAGGAGCTTCCGGTAGCAGTCCTGGCCCTCGACAAGCCCGGCTCCAAGCCCATCAGCATTGAAGCCCAGTATCGTGTCACGAACTGCGGCTGGTCATCGCTTTACAGCATCAATGCGCACCCCGAAGAACAGAACCTGAGTTTCCTCTGGCAGGCCCAGATTTATCAGAATTCTGGACTTCAGTGGAACGATGCGGAACTCACGCTCTCTACGGCGCAGTACACCGGAGCCATTACTCCCCCACCCTCTCGACCGTGGATTCTTGGACCTCGCCAGAAGCCCATGCCTCGCGCCAAGTCAGCAATGGAGAATGCCGCACCCGTCATGTTTATGGCCGCTCCCGCAGCTGACAGTGTCAGTATTGAGCAAGGCGAACTCTTTGATGCCATATCCCTTGGCACTGTCTCTCTGAACTCTGGACAAAAAAAGCTTCTCACGGTTCGCAAGGACAACTGGGATGCCAAATTTGACTATCTTATTCGACCGCAGGAGCGCCAGCAGGCCTTCCTGCATGCACGCGTCGACTTCAAGTCGCCTCTCAAGCTTCCCTATGGTCCGGCCCGTCTGCTTATTGACTCAAGCTTTGTGCAGCAGGTTCAGTTTGGCCTCAGCGACAAAAAAACAGAGCTTTTCTTTGGCCCTGCACCGCAAATTCGTGTCGACTTTGCCCTGCTCGACAAAAAATCTGGCTCCAGCGGCGTCATCAGCAAAAAGAGCACCGCTCGCTGGCAATGGAAGCTCACGGTTGAAAATCAGGGCAAAAAAGCTGCCTCAATTCGCGTCGAAGACGCCCTGCCCCAGCTTCGCGACTCCCGCATCAGCATGGACGCCTCGCTTGATGGTGCAAAGCAGAAAGACAATCTCGCCGTCTGGACCTTTGAACTCGACAGCGAAGACAGCAAGGACATTGAGTACGGCTACACCTTTGAATGGCCAAAAGACATGGAAATCCACTTCGGCGGCCGCTAG
- a CDS encoding LarC family nickel insertion protein yields MKTLFLDCSFGIAGDMFLAASCGLGLDLAPLQNAFSTAGLELTLDAPEVRIGGLAGRQLAIESSSSQPLRHLPDILKIIEALPLSDGVCAKASAAFTRLGEAEAAVHGMPLDHVHFHEVGAVDTLIDVVGAFYAVEQLGVSQVQCSPLPWFRGRVHCAHGILPLPAPAALELMKGKPVFPSDFELEIITPTGALIVDQLADSFVTGPTGVVVASGVGYGTTDLGDKNRGLRALLIEPWV; encoded by the coding sequence GTGAAAACCCTGTTCCTCGATTGCTCTTTCGGCATTGCCGGAGATATGTTTTTGGCTGCAAGTTGTGGCCTTGGTCTTGATCTCGCCCCCTTACAGAATGCGTTTTCGACCGCTGGCCTTGAATTGACGCTCGATGCACCAGAAGTTCGCATTGGGGGGCTTGCCGGACGGCAGCTTGCCATAGAATCTTCCAGCTCTCAGCCTCTTCGGCATCTTCCCGATATTCTCAAGATTATTGAAGCGCTTCCCCTGAGTGATGGCGTCTGCGCCAAGGCTTCCGCTGCCTTTACCCGGCTCGGGGAAGCAGAGGCCGCTGTGCACGGTATGCCCCTCGATCATGTGCATTTTCATGAGGTGGGAGCTGTCGATACGCTTATCGATGTCGTCGGTGCTTTTTATGCCGTTGAACAGCTTGGTGTTTCTCAGGTGCAGTGTTCTCCGCTTCCCTGGTTTCGCGGCCGCGTTCACTGTGCTCACGGTATTCTCCCTCTTCCTGCTCCTGCTGCTCTTGAGCTGATGAAAGGAAAGCCCGTCTTCCCCTCAGATTTTGAGTTGGAAATTATTACCCCAACAGGCGCCCTCATTGTCGATCAGCTTGCTGACTCCTTCGTCACAGGGCCTACTGGTGTCGTCGTCGCCTCCGGCGTCGGGTATGGCACCACCGACCTCGGCGACAAGAACAGAGGCTTACGTGCTCTGCTCATTGAGCCATGGGTGTAG
- a CDS encoding CBS and ACT domain-containing protein has translation MLVGNWMNTKPVTVSPETSMMRASKLMKDTKSQGLCVVEEGGRLVGIVTDRDIKEASPSKATTLDVHELYYLLSEITIKDIMTTKLLTVHTNESVEKAALMLQKHQIGALPVLDDEEKLVGILSQSDVFDVLIRITGVQHGGFQFSIDLEDIPGTMAELVDFLNKRHARIMSILTAYEPEDIKYRKVFVRIQDMPHSEQEKLLSELGEKYHIRYTLKENLSDLL, from the coding sequence ATGCTTGTCGGAAACTGGATGAACACCAAGCCGGTCACAGTCAGCCCAGAGACGTCCATGATGCGGGCGTCAAAACTGATGAAGGATACCAAAAGCCAAGGGCTTTGCGTGGTGGAAGAGGGAGGAAGACTTGTAGGCATTGTGACGGACAGGGACATAAAGGAAGCGTCTCCGTCCAAGGCCACAACGCTTGATGTCCATGAGCTGTACTACCTGCTGTCTGAGATTACGATCAAAGACATTATGACGACGAAGCTCCTGACAGTCCATACGAACGAATCAGTTGAAAAAGCAGCACTCATGCTCCAAAAGCACCAAATCGGTGCCCTGCCGGTGCTTGATGATGAAGAAAAGCTGGTGGGTATACTTTCGCAAAGCGATGTCTTTGATGTCCTTATCCGCATCACGGGCGTGCAGCACGGCGGGTTCCAGTTCTCCATTGATCTCGAAGACATTCCGGGGACAATGGCCGAGCTGGTGGACTTTCTGAATAAACGCCACGCACGAATTATGAGTATCCTCACCGCATACGAACCGGAAGATATCAAATACCGCAAAGTTTTTGTGCGTATCCAGGATATGCCCCACTCTGAACAGGAAAAGCTGCTGTCAGAACTAGGGGAGAAATACCATATCCGCTATACGCTGAAAGAAAATCTCTCCGACCTGCTCTAA
- the pgi gene encoding glucose-6-phosphate isomerase — protein MISLTRSPAWEALLEHYRESCDLHMRDLFNADSERFAKFSIQLGDLLFDYSKNRITQKTVTLLMDLLRDRGVIERREAMFSGGHINVTEDRAVLHVALRQQDETPVYVDGENVIPLVRQMLKKMRDFCDHVRSGEWKGYTGQPITDIVNIGIGGSDLGPQMVAQALTSYVDGPRPHFVSNADGTQLSEILRNLDPRTTLFIVASKTFTTQETLLNAGSAKKWFLSRAGNEEFVAKHFVALSTNREGVQNFGIDPENMFEFWDWVGGRYSVWSAIGLSVALAIGMDRFEEFLAGAHEADVHFRTAQPERNIPMLMAMLGIWYNNFYGCGTQAILPYNQYLSRFPAYFQQGDMESNGKSISVDGVPVNYGTGPIIWGEPGTNGQHAFFQLLHQGTKLVPCDFIACAQPLNPMGKHHTVLISNFFAQTEALMRGRTLAEAKAELEAQGLAPNRVSALAPHKTFTGNRPSNTFLLKRLTPFNLGLLMALYEHKIFVQGTIWNINSFDQMGVELGKQLAKNIQTELAEGGRATRHDASTNGLINAYQHMSRDNS, from the coding sequence ATGATCTCCCTGACGCGGTCTCCTGCATGGGAAGCGCTTCTTGAGCACTACCGGGAAAGCTGTGACCTTCACATGCGGGACCTCTTCAACGCAGATTCAGAGCGTTTTGCAAAGTTCTCCATTCAACTTGGAGACCTTCTTTTTGACTATTCTAAAAACAGAATCACACAAAAGACTGTCACTCTCCTCATGGACCTTCTTCGAGATCGAGGTGTCATAGAACGCCGTGAAGCCATGTTTTCAGGTGGCCACATCAACGTGACCGAAGACCGGGCCGTTCTTCACGTCGCTCTCCGCCAGCAGGACGAGACGCCGGTCTATGTCGATGGGGAAAATGTCATCCCTCTCGTCCGCCAGATGCTAAAAAAAATGCGGGACTTCTGTGACCACGTCCGCTCGGGAGAGTGGAAGGGCTACACCGGACAACCCATCACTGATATTGTAAATATCGGCATTGGAGGTTCCGACCTTGGCCCGCAAATGGTCGCCCAGGCCCTGACCAGCTATGTCGACGGTCCCCGGCCCCACTTTGTTTCCAACGCGGATGGCACACAGCTCTCAGAAATTCTTCGAAATCTGGACCCACGAACCACACTCTTCATTGTGGCTTCCAAGACTTTCACCACGCAGGAAACATTGCTCAATGCTGGCTCAGCAAAAAAATGGTTCCTAAGCCGGGCAGGAAATGAAGAGTTCGTTGCCAAACATTTTGTCGCCCTCTCAACTAATCGCGAAGGCGTCCAGAATTTTGGCATTGACCCCGAAAACATGTTTGAATTCTGGGACTGGGTCGGCGGACGGTACTCTGTGTGGAGCGCCATTGGCCTCTCTGTTGCTCTCGCCATTGGCATGGACCGCTTTGAAGAGTTCCTTGCGGGTGCACACGAGGCTGACGTCCACTTCCGAACTGCACAGCCTGAGCGCAATATCCCCATGCTCATGGCAATGCTGGGCATCTGGTACAACAATTTCTATGGATGTGGCACACAGGCCATACTCCCCTATAACCAGTACCTGTCCCGCTTCCCTGCCTACTTCCAGCAGGGCGACATGGAATCCAATGGCAAAAGCATTTCTGTTGATGGTGTCCCGGTCAATTACGGAACGGGACCAATCATCTGGGGAGAACCCGGCACCAATGGACAGCACGCCTTTTTCCAGCTCCTGCATCAGGGCACAAAGCTTGTCCCCTGCGATTTCATCGCCTGCGCCCAGCCGCTAAACCCAATGGGCAAACACCACACGGTGCTCATTTCCAATTTTTTTGCACAGACAGAAGCCCTCATGCGCGGCCGAACCCTTGCCGAAGCTAAGGCAGAGCTGGAAGCACAGGGGCTTGCCCCGAATCGGGTCAGCGCTCTTGCACCGCACAAGACCTTTACAGGCAACCGCCCGTCCAACACCTTCCTGCTCAAGCGCCTGACGCCCTTCAATCTTGGTCTGCTCATGGCTCTGTATGAACACAAAATCTTTGTGCAGGGTACGATCTGGAACATTAATTCCTTTGACCAAATGGGTGTCGAACTCGGCAAGCAACTCGCGAAGAATATTCAGACCGAGCTTGCAGAAGGTGGCAGAGCAACACGACATGATGCCTCAACAAACGGGCTTATCAACGCCTACCAGCATATGTCGCGAGACAATTCCTAG